A window of Apium graveolens cultivar Ventura chromosome 8, ASM990537v1, whole genome shotgun sequence contains these coding sequences:
- the LOC141678144 gene encoding putative indole-3-pyruvate monooxygenase YUCCA3 isoform X1: protein MHCTNLHIPKMVNNLEHEDHFFAGRCILVNGPVIVGAGPSGLAVAAGLKQQGVPYVILDRAACIASLWQNRTYDRLKLHLPKQFCQLPYYPFPETFPEYPTKYQFIEYLESYAKHFEISPRFNESVMSAKYDKTCSLWRIKTTMPNCPGRGDIEYICRWLVVATGENAEKVVPEFEGLEEFGGNVMHACDYRSGDVYKGKRVLVVGCGNSGMEVSLDLCHHDAIPSMVVRSSVHVLPRELFGRSTFELAVAMLKWLPIWAVDIILLASARLVLGNIEKHGLKRPAMGPLQLKDSAGKTPVLDIGALHKIKRGDIKIVPGIKKFSQGIVELVNGTNLEIDSVILATGYCSNVPSWLKQENEFFTREGIPVAPFPNGWKGKLGLYAVGFTRKGLSGASLDAMRVAQAIGKLWKEETKQKKHSVAVAGLKRYKS, encoded by the exons ATGCATTGTACTAATCTCCATATTCCAAAAATGGTTAATAACCTTGAACATGAAGATCACTTCTTTGCTGGTCGCTGCATATTGGTGAATGGACCTGTCATTGTAGGTGCTGGTCCATCTGGCCTTGCAGTGGCTGCTGGCCTTAAACAACAAGGAGTCCCATATGTAATCCTAGACCGAGCAGCCTGCATTGCCTCCCTATGGCAAAACAGAACTTATGACCGCCTCAAGCTTCACCTACCTAAACAATTCTGCCAATTACCCTATTACCCATTTCCGGAAACCTTTCCTGAATATCCCACAAAATACCAGTTCATAGAGTATCTCGAGTCCTATGCTAAACACTTTGAGATTAGCCCGAGGTTTAATGAGTCTGTCATGTCCGCCAAATATGACAAAACTTGCAGTCTTTGGCGAATTAAGACTACAATGCCTAACTGTCCGGGCAGGGGTGATATTGAGTATATTTGCAGGTGGCTTGTTGTGGCAACAGGTGAAAATGCAGAGAAAGTTGTCCCAGAATTTGAAGGCTTGGAAGAGTTTGGTGGCAATGTCATGCATGCTTGTGACTATAGGTCTGGTGATGTTTACAAGGGCAAGCGCGTTTTAGTTGTTGGCTGTGGCAATTCAGGCATGGAAGTATCTCTTGATTTGTGCCACCACGATGCAATTCCATCCATGGTTGTTCGAAGCTCG GTTCATGTGTTGCCTAGAGAGCTTTTTGGAAGATCAACATTCGAGTTAGCTGTTGCCATGTTGAAATGGTTACCAATATGGGCTGTCGATATAATCTTGCTGGCTAGTGCAAGGCTGGTACTTGGAAATATAGAGAAACACGGTCTGAAAAGACCAGCAATGGGACCTTTACAGCTGAAGGACTCGGCAGGAAAAACACCAGTCCTGGATATTGGTGCATTACACAAGATCAAGCGTGGGGATATTAAAATAGTGCCTGGAATCAAGAAATTTTCACAGGGTATAGTGGAACTTGTGAATGGAACAAACCTTGAAATTGATTCTGTTATTTTGGCAACTGGGTATTGCAGCAATGTTCCTTCATGGTTGAAG CAGGAAAATGAATTTTTTACAAGAGAAGGCATTCCAGTGGCTCCCTTTCCGAATGGGTGGAAAGGAAAACTCGGGCTATATGCAGTTGGTTTCACAAGGAAAGGTCTCTCAGGAGCATCTTTAGATGCAATGAGAGTAGCACAAGCTATTGGCAAACTCTGGAAAGAAGAAACAAAACAGAAGAAGCATTCGGTAGCAGTTGCAGGCCTCAAAAGATATAAATCTTAA
- the LOC141678144 gene encoding putative indole-3-pyruvate monooxygenase YUCCA3 isoform X2, which yields MHCTNLHIPKMVNNLEHEDHFFAGRCILVNGPVIVGAGPSGLAVAAGLKQQGVPYVILDRAACIASLWQNRTYDRLKLHLPKQFCQLPYYPFPETFPEYPTKYQFIEYLESYAKHFEISPRFNESVMSAKYDKTCSLWRIKTTMPNCPGRGDIEYICRWLVVATGENAEKVVPEFEGLEEFGGNVMHACDYRSGDVYKGKRVLVVGCGNSGMEVSLDLCHHDAIPSMVVRSSVHVLPRELFGRSTFELAVAMLKWLPIWAVDIILLASARLVLGNIEKHGLKRPAMGPLQLKDSAGKTPVLDIGALHKIKRGDIKIVPGIKKFSQGIVELVNGTNLEIDSVILATGYCSNVPSWLKENEFFTREGIPVAPFPNGWKGKLGLYAVGFTRKGLSGASLDAMRVAQAIGKLWKEETKQKKHSVAVAGLKRYKS from the exons ATGCATTGTACTAATCTCCATATTCCAAAAATGGTTAATAACCTTGAACATGAAGATCACTTCTTTGCTGGTCGCTGCATATTGGTGAATGGACCTGTCATTGTAGGTGCTGGTCCATCTGGCCTTGCAGTGGCTGCTGGCCTTAAACAACAAGGAGTCCCATATGTAATCCTAGACCGAGCAGCCTGCATTGCCTCCCTATGGCAAAACAGAACTTATGACCGCCTCAAGCTTCACCTACCTAAACAATTCTGCCAATTACCCTATTACCCATTTCCGGAAACCTTTCCTGAATATCCCACAAAATACCAGTTCATAGAGTATCTCGAGTCCTATGCTAAACACTTTGAGATTAGCCCGAGGTTTAATGAGTCTGTCATGTCCGCCAAATATGACAAAACTTGCAGTCTTTGGCGAATTAAGACTACAATGCCTAACTGTCCGGGCAGGGGTGATATTGAGTATATTTGCAGGTGGCTTGTTGTGGCAACAGGTGAAAATGCAGAGAAAGTTGTCCCAGAATTTGAAGGCTTGGAAGAGTTTGGTGGCAATGTCATGCATGCTTGTGACTATAGGTCTGGTGATGTTTACAAGGGCAAGCGCGTTTTAGTTGTTGGCTGTGGCAATTCAGGCATGGAAGTATCTCTTGATTTGTGCCACCACGATGCAATTCCATCCATGGTTGTTCGAAGCTCG GTTCATGTGTTGCCTAGAGAGCTTTTTGGAAGATCAACATTCGAGTTAGCTGTTGCCATGTTGAAATGGTTACCAATATGGGCTGTCGATATAATCTTGCTGGCTAGTGCAAGGCTGGTACTTGGAAATATAGAGAAACACGGTCTGAAAAGACCAGCAATGGGACCTTTACAGCTGAAGGACTCGGCAGGAAAAACACCAGTCCTGGATATTGGTGCATTACACAAGATCAAGCGTGGGGATATTAAAATAGTGCCTGGAATCAAGAAATTTTCACAGGGTATAGTGGAACTTGTGAATGGAACAAACCTTGAAATTGATTCTGTTATTTTGGCAACTGGGTATTGCAGCAATGTTCCTTCATGGTTGAAG GAAAATGAATTTTTTACAAGAGAAGGCATTCCAGTGGCTCCCTTTCCGAATGGGTGGAAAGGAAAACTCGGGCTATATGCAGTTGGTTTCACAAGGAAAGGTCTCTCAGGAGCATCTTTAGATGCAATGAGAGTAGCACAAGCTATTGGCAAACTCTGGAAAGAAGAAACAAAACAGAAGAAGCATTCGGTAGCAGTTGCAGGCCTCAAAAGATATAAATCTTAA